One segment of Clostridium ljungdahlii DSM 13528 DNA contains the following:
- a CDS encoding Ger(x)C family spore germination protein: MLKKRLITIILIFTTFLEGCWDQTIYERTGFILQVGIEPSNNNLLITYTDPVVEPKSKEKVEVIYGSKENLLREFREDARKISSKMLEAGKVQQVLISDSIAAKGINNLLEIFERDPTTSIIAYVVVVEGSPRNLMEKAQSFGDKPRPAFYIHQLIEDNVEQSYVPDTQIHRFTTTFFSPGIDPITPIIKLQYDKGKGIEVTGSALFSEDKMVGKIDTNQTLLLLSMMGKAKKSVYVSKHFENPGYNNGKRGCAIGIRKVKRKVNVYLENNIPIADIALNFDGSLNEMHWNSIPDLEAQKNIEKTLETEIKKSCEQVLTYTQKVHSDPLGIGDIIRAKYNSYFENVNWKNVYPSVKFNVNVKLNISGHGVIN, translated from the coding sequence ATGTTGAAAAAAAGACTAATTACTATAATTTTAATATTTACCACATTTTTAGAAGGTTGTTGGGATCAAACAATTTATGAGAGAACAGGTTTTATATTACAGGTTGGGATAGAGCCCTCTAATAATAATCTCCTGATTACTTATACAGATCCAGTTGTAGAGCCAAAATCAAAAGAGAAGGTTGAAGTTATATATGGTAGTAAGGAAAATTTATTAAGAGAATTTAGAGAAGATGCAAGAAAAATTTCGTCTAAGATGTTGGAAGCGGGAAAAGTACAGCAAGTTTTAATATCAGATTCCATAGCTGCAAAGGGCATAAATAATTTATTGGAAATTTTTGAAAGAGATCCAACTACCTCTATAATAGCATACGTTGTAGTTGTGGAAGGAAGTCCAAGAAATTTGATGGAAAAAGCTCAAAGTTTTGGAGATAAGCCCCGTCCAGCATTTTATATACATCAATTAATTGAGGATAATGTAGAACAATCTTATGTACCTGATACTCAGATACATAGATTCACTACAACATTTTTTTCACCAGGCATAGATCCAATTACTCCAATAATAAAATTGCAGTATGATAAGGGAAAAGGTATTGAAGTAACTGGGTCAGCACTTTTTTCTGAAGATAAAATGGTTGGCAAAATAGATACAAATCAAACTTTATTATTATTATCGATGATGGGAAAAGCAAAAAAATCTGTATATGTAAGTAAACATTTTGAAAATCCAGGATATAATAATGGGAAAAGGGGATGTGCCATTGGTATTAGAAAAGTTAAAAGAAAAGTTAATGTTTATTTGGAGAACAATATACCAATAGCAGATATTGCTTTAAACTTTGATGGTTCGTTGAATGAAATGCATTGGAATTCTATTCCAGATTTGGAAGCACAGAAAAATATTGAAAAAACATTAGAAACGGAGATAAAAAAAAGTTGTGAGCAAGTTTTAACCTATACACAAAAAGTTCATAGTGATCCTTTGGGAATAGGTGACATTATTCGCGCTAAATATAATTCTTACTTTGAGAATGTTAACTGGAAAAACGTGTATCCCAGTGTTAAGTTTAATGTTAATGTAAAATTAAATATTTCAGGTCATGGTGTTATAAATTAG
- a CDS encoding pentapeptide repeat-containing protein, producing MVQNSNVTKVLKPKIKDNLPEVDLLQEGISDYDSISSVLVNECLVENFKARRVSFNEVIFRNVKFINISFEQVEFLDVRFENCDLSNVNLSEASIHRVEFINCKLTGSNFTEAVFRNVMFDQCSGQYTCFRFTDFKQAIFSNCQLPYVDFYESKFSKLELKDTDITQGQFCNTKLKGMDFTSCRIDGIAAGVEDIRGAIISYTQAVSLISILGVVLKE from the coding sequence ATGGTTCAAAATAGTAATGTTACTAAAGTACTAAAGCCAAAGATTAAAGACAATTTACCTGAAGTTGATTTATTACAAGAAGGAATATCTGATTATGATTCGATTTCATCTGTATTGGTGAATGAATGCTTGGTGGAAAATTTTAAGGCAAGAAGAGTATCCTTTAATGAAGTAATATTCAGAAATGTAAAGTTTATAAATATATCATTTGAGCAGGTAGAATTTTTAGATGTAAGATTTGAAAACTGTGACTTATCTAATGTTAATTTGAGTGAAGCTTCAATACATAGAGTAGAGTTTATAAACTGTAAACTCACAGGAAGTAATTTTACGGAAGCGGTTTTTAGAAATGTTATGTTTGATCAGTGCAGTGGACAATATACATGTTTTAGATTTACAGATTTCAAACAGGCAATCTTCAGTAACTGTCAGCTTCCATATGTTGATTTTTACGAGAGTAAATTTTCTAAATTGGAGCTTAAAGATACCGATATTACGCAGGGGCAATTCTGCAATACTAAACTAAAAGGAATGGATTTTACAAGCTGTAGGATTGATGGTATCGCTGCAGGTGTGGAAGATATTCGTGGTGCAATAATCTCATATACTCAGGCTGTTTCACTTATTAGCATACTTGGAGTTGTGTTAAAGGAATAA
- a CDS encoding C-GCAxxG-C-C family protein produces MNNIIDLHKVRTMAENYYRNGDFYCSESIVKTIKDEFNLPVSDDIIKMASGFPVGIGGSGCTCGAVTGGIMAIGLFFGRCEPKDERVNKAMALSKELHDIFKDKHKCLCCRVLTKDMTLSSEEHMKQCIYFTGEVAEESAKIIARELNLKVK; encoded by the coding sequence TTGAATAATATTATTGACTTACATAAAGTAAGAACTATGGCAGAAAATTACTACCGCAATGGGGATTTTTATTGTTCTGAATCAATCGTAAAAACAATTAAGGATGAATTTAACCTGCCAGTATCCGATGACATTATAAAAATGGCTTCTGGTTTTCCAGTAGGTATAGGTGGATCTGGATGTACATGTGGTGCAGTAACCGGTGGCATTATGGCAATAGGTTTATTCTTTGGAAGATGCGAACCCAAAGATGAAAGGGTTAATAAAGCTATGGCTTTATCTAAAGAACTGCATGATATTTTTAAAGATAAACATAAATGCTTATGCTGCAGAGTTTTAACAAAAGATATGACCCTTAGTTCTGAAGAACATATGAAACAATGCATTTACTTTACAGGAGAGGTTGCAGAAGAATCAGCAAAAATAATAGCCAGAGAGTTAAACCTAAAGGTGAAATAA